The Peptoanaerobacter stomatis genome includes the window TCGCATCTATATCAAGTTTAAAGGTATTACCATCACCATTTATATTGTCATTTTCAATTCTTAGTGAACTCAATATAAAATGCACCAATGTATATATAATATTCACACATATTAATATGAATATTGTATCGCTTATATATTCTATAAGTGATATTTTATTCAATATAGCATATATAAGCGTTAACATTGCAAATATATAATTCAAAAAAATATATATGATAGGATTAAATTTCATATAAATCCTCCATTATATTATACTTTCTCCTTTTCCTATACTCTTAATATGGAGATTAGTTGTTGATACATCAAATGTAATTGTTCTACCGCTGTTACCGAGTATATCCTCTGCCACTATAGGTATATTCAAAGCTTTCAGTTTTTCTTTTACTGCCATTGCATTTCTCTTACCTATGTTCAATGTATCTGATTTTAAAGATATACTGAACATTTGTGCGCCCCCTGCAATCTTTGCTTTTAGTGCTGATTTATTCACATTTGCTTTTAATAAATCAGCCATCATCAAATCCAAACATGTATCTGCAAATTTCATCTTATTAGTGTTATTTTTTATTTCCTGACTGGAAGGTAGCATAATATGTGCCATACCTGCTATTTGCTTTGTTTTATCATATATAACTATGCCTATACAAGAACCTAAACCCAATGTTATAAGAGAATCCGGGGATTTAGCAATCTTATAATCAGCCATTCCAACCTTTATAACATTACTCATATTATAGCACTCCTAATTGTACAAACAATTTTTCAAACGAATCTAAATCCGGCATGAAAAAGAAATAGCAATTAACATTTTCTCCTTCTATATCCAACTTGTTTTCTATTAAAATCAGTTTATCTGAGTCTATACCATATTCTACTGCAGGTACGCTTAATATTGACGATACCATATCTATACAAACTGACGGTATAGATATATTTATAA containing:
- a CDS encoding chemotaxis protein CheD translates to MSNVIKVGMADYKIAKSPDSLITLGLGSCIGIVIYDKTKQIAGMAHIMLPSSQEIKNNTNKMKFADTCLDLMMADLLKANVNKSALKAKIAGGAQMFSISLKSDTLNIGKRNAMAVKEKLKALNIPIVAEDILGNSGRTITFDVSTTNLHIKSIGKGESII